Proteins from one Bacillus carboniphilus genomic window:
- a CDS encoding ABC transporter substrate-binding protein: MMKKGFLFTIMIISLSVILIACSGTNEEGKSDNGDDDNKQVEQVLKIANDQEPAGLDPHKTPAHSSVRIYSQVYSGLVEFDKDMNIVGDLAVDWNQPDDQTYVFNLHEGVKFHNGREMKAEDVKYSFERILAEETASHIASYFSNVESIEVLGDYQIQFKLKSTDATFLSNLTNASAVVVAKEVVEEHGDLQQEAIGTGPFKFVEWVPDNRVVLEKNEEYYKEGLPKLDEVIYYTMKDEAARLSAIRTGEVDLTTLTAQSASLLENQEKIDIKSYQSLEYSYVGFNVNSEILKDEKVRQALSLATDRQSIADIVWNGDAVISGPVAPSMGDWSIDVESHELYSKNLEKAKELLAEAGYPDGFEITITTASTYADMVDTAQILQQQWKEIGVEATIKQIEWGEYIDTWLNTSADILIGRNGSGTDPDRALNYFFHSTGSANVWGFADSDYDALVETGKTTVDLEERKTIYTEAQEKLLELSPNLFLVSPMKYVAVRDSVEGFTPYPHNGEYILDVTKK; the protein is encoded by the coding sequence ATGATGAAAAAAGGTTTTCTTTTCACTATCATGATCATCTCCTTGTCAGTTATCCTAATCGCTTGTTCAGGTACAAATGAAGAAGGAAAGTCTGATAACGGTGATGATGATAACAAACAAGTAGAACAAGTATTAAAAATCGCGAATGACCAAGAGCCAGCAGGTTTAGACCCGCATAAAACACCTGCTCATTCTTCGGTAAGAATTTATTCTCAAGTATACAGTGGATTAGTAGAGTTTGATAAAGACATGAACATTGTGGGAGATTTAGCAGTAGATTGGAATCAACCAGATGATCAAACTTACGTGTTTAACCTTCACGAAGGTGTAAAATTCCACAATGGCCGTGAAATGAAGGCGGAGGATGTCAAGTATAGCTTCGAGCGTATTTTAGCTGAAGAAACGGCATCTCACATTGCCTCTTATTTTTCAAATGTAGAAAGCATTGAGGTATTAGGGGATTACCAAATTCAATTCAAGCTTAAGTCAACGGACGCTACATTCTTATCTAACTTAACAAACGCAAGTGCTGTAGTTGTTGCAAAAGAAGTTGTAGAAGAACATGGAGATTTACAGCAAGAAGCTATTGGTACGGGTCCATTTAAGTTTGTTGAGTGGGTTCCAGATAATAGAGTGGTGTTAGAGAAAAACGAAGAATACTACAAAGAAGGTCTACCAAAATTAGACGAAGTAATCTATTACACAATGAAGGATGAAGCAGCTCGTCTATCAGCAATCCGTACCGGTGAAGTTGATCTAACTACTCTTACTGCACAATCTGCTTCTTTATTAGAAAATCAAGAAAAAATTGATATTAAGAGCTACCAATCTCTTGAATATAGTTACGTAGGATTTAATGTAAACTCAGAGATCTTGAAAGATGAAAAAGTACGTCAAGCTCTGAGCTTAGCAACAGATCGCCAAAGTATTGCCGATATCGTTTGGAACGGTGATGCTGTTATTTCTGGTCCAGTAGCACCATCTATGGGAGACTGGTCCATTGATGTAGAAAGCCATGAGCTTTACTCAAAAAATCTTGAAAAAGCAAAAGAATTGCTAGCAGAAGCTGGCTACCCAGATGGTTTTGAAATTACAATTACGACAGCCTCCACGTATGCCGACATGGTTGATACTGCTCAAATTTTACAACAGCAATGGAAAGAAATTGGTGTAGAAGCGACAATCAAGCAAATCGAGTGGGGCGAGTATATCGATACTTGGTTAAATACTTCTGCGGATATTTTAATTGGACGTAATGGTTCTGGTACGGATCCAGATCGTGCTTTAAATTACTTCTTCCATTCTACTGGTTCAGCTAACGTATGGGGATTTGCGGATAGTGACTATGATGCTTTAGTAGAAACAGGTAAAACAACTGTAGATTTAGAAGAGCGTAAAACGATTTATACAGAAGCACAAGAAAAATTACTTGAATTATCACCGAACCTATTCTTAGTTTCTCCTATGAAATATGTTGCGGTTAGAGATTCTGTAGAAGGATTTACTCCATACCCTCATAACGGAGAGTATATCTTAGACGTAACTAAAAAATAA
- a CDS encoding ABC transporter permease yields MYAYILRRLLMLIPVLFGVSIVIFFTLRIIPGDVALTILGTDATPQALAQLRKDFGLDQPIYVQYINWMGGVLTGDFGESMRTGKEVLPDILSRFAITFELTILAAFISWIVAIPLGIIAGIKRNSKTDFSVRIISLLGVSVPNFALATIIILLLALYFNYSPPVGYVGFFEDPIRNLQILFLPALVLGTSMAGAVMRMTRSSILEILRHDFIRTIRAKGARERVVIFNHALRNAMIPILTIIGMQIGVLLGGTVIIEQIFSLPGLGQLVLTGINQRDFTVVQGSVLFIAFVFVLINLIVDLLYSYLDPRITYK; encoded by the coding sequence ATGTATGCGTATATACTGAGAAGATTATTGATGTTAATTCCGGTTTTATTTGGAGTGTCCATTGTTATCTTTTTCACGTTAAGAATTATTCCTGGAGACGTTGCCCTGACCATTTTAGGGACAGATGCAACTCCTCAAGCATTGGCCCAATTAAGAAAGGACTTTGGCTTGGACCAACCCATTTATGTTCAATACATTAATTGGATGGGAGGAGTCTTAACGGGTGACTTTGGAGAATCCATGCGAACGGGGAAAGAAGTTTTACCAGATATTTTAAGTCGTTTTGCGATTACATTTGAACTAACGATTCTAGCAGCCTTCATCTCTTGGATTGTTGCTATTCCTTTAGGGATTATTGCTGGTATTAAAAGAAATTCAAAAACAGACTTTTCTGTTCGTATTATTTCTCTACTAGGTGTATCGGTTCCAAACTTCGCCTTAGCTACGATTATCATTCTACTACTAGCGCTATATTTTAACTATAGTCCACCAGTAGGATACGTCGGTTTCTTTGAGGATCCCATTCGAAATCTTCAAATCTTATTCTTACCAGCTCTTGTACTTGGAACATCAATGGCTGGAGCTGTCATGAGAATGACACGATCGTCTATTTTAGAGATTCTGAGACATGATTTCATCCGTACTATTCGTGCAAAAGGTGCAAGAGAGCGTGTCGTCATATTCAACCATGCCTTACGAAATGCGATGATTCCTATTTTAACAATTATCGGTATGCAAATCGGAGTTTTATTAGGTGGAACGGTTATTATTGAACAGATATTCTCGTTACCGGGGCTTGGACAGCTGGTATTAACAGGAATCAATCAACGTGATTTCACGGTTGTACAAGGGTCCGTTCTATTTATTGCATTTGTGTTCGTGCTAATCAATTTAATAGTTGACCTCTTATATTCTTATTTGGATCCAAGGATTACATACAAATAA
- a CDS encoding ABC transporter permease — protein MREFFQRLMDDKVGLIGFIGILIVIIIAIFAPIISPYRPDQMFTDHVLEGPSGKFLFGTDELGRDIFTRVVYGAQVSLKVGLIAVGIGASLGLLLGVISGYFQGKVDQIIMRVMDVFFAFPDILLALTIVAVLGPSLTNTMIAIGIVFTPVFTRLVRSAVLSVKENEYLTNAVAIGVHPSKIIIKHITPNIMAPFIVQITLALSGAILTEAALSFLGLGVQPPDPSWGVMLSDSRTYMEFAPWTILFPVGATVFTIFCFNLLGDSLRDLLDPKLRQ, from the coding sequence ATGAGAGAGTTCTTTCAACGATTAATGGATGATAAAGTCGGGTTAATCGGTTTTATTGGGATCTTAATTGTCATTATCATCGCCATTTTCGCGCCGATTATCAGTCCATATAGACCTGATCAAATGTTTACAGACCATGTACTAGAAGGGCCAAGCGGAAAGTTTTTGTTTGGGACAGATGAACTTGGAAGAGATATTTTTACTCGAGTCGTTTATGGTGCACAGGTATCTTTAAAAGTAGGGCTTATAGCAGTAGGAATTGGTGCATCATTAGGATTACTTTTAGGTGTGATTAGTGGTTATTTTCAAGGGAAAGTCGACCAAATTATCATGCGAGTCATGGACGTATTTTTTGCTTTTCCTGATATTTTATTGGCCTTAACGATTGTCGCTGTGTTGGGCCCAAGCTTAACAAACACAATGATTGCCATTGGAATTGTATTTACCCCAGTATTTACTAGACTTGTACGGTCTGCCGTGTTGTCTGTAAAAGAAAACGAGTATTTGACAAATGCTGTAGCCATTGGGGTACACCCTTCAAAAATCATTATAAAACATATAACACCGAACATTATGGCACCTTTTATTGTTCAAATTACATTAGCTTTATCCGGTGCTATTTTAACGGAAGCAGCCCTTAGCTTTCTTGGCTTAGGTGTTCAACCCCCTGATCCCTCTTGGGGAGTTATGTTAAGTGATAGTCGAACCTATATGGAATTTGCACCATGGACGATTCTATTCCCAGTAGGTGCCACTGTATTCACGATTTTCTGTTTTAACTTATTAGGTGATAGTTTACGAGATTTACTAGATCCTAAATTAAGACAGTAA
- a CDS encoding ABC transporter ATP-binding protein: protein MSSVLKIKDLSIDIKKKKSNVNVVKGINIEIGKKMKYGIVGESGSGKSLTSLAIMNLLPDALQISEGSITLRTENEKDLTKLNKRQMQSVRGNEISMIFQEPMTALDPLYTIEHQLLEVLRFHTNYSKKEMREMGLDMLGKVGISRPAEIFKSYPHQLSGGMRQRIMIAIALICKPKLLIADEPTRALDVTIQAQILDLMNELSETHDTSILMITHDLGVILETCERVAVMYAGQIVEESTVKDLFQNPTHPYTQGLLKSIKSLGNRRETLYSIPGNVPTPIQYQEMGCRFVTRCPFAMEKCKTQEPSMYAVGEGHTSKCWLHEEEGKDHE, encoded by the coding sequence TTGAGTTCTGTACTGAAAATAAAAGATTTATCCATAGATATAAAGAAAAAGAAGAGTAATGTAAATGTCGTTAAAGGCATTAACATTGAAATTGGAAAGAAAATGAAATATGGCATTGTTGGAGAATCTGGTAGTGGAAAAAGCTTAACTTCACTTGCGATTATGAACCTTCTTCCAGATGCGCTTCAAATTAGTGAGGGTAGCATTACTTTAAGAACTGAAAATGAAAAAGACCTTACAAAATTAAACAAAAGGCAGATGCAAAGTGTTCGAGGCAATGAAATCTCAATGATTTTCCAAGAACCAATGACAGCCTTAGATCCACTTTATACAATTGAGCACCAACTGCTAGAGGTGTTAAGGTTCCACACGAATTACAGTAAAAAAGAGATGCGGGAAATGGGACTAGATATGTTAGGCAAGGTAGGAATTTCTCGTCCAGCAGAGATTTTTAAAAGCTATCCCCATCAGCTTTCAGGTGGAATGAGGCAGCGTATCATGATTGCCATTGCCTTGATTTGTAAGCCAAAGCTATTGATTGCCGATGAACCAACCAGGGCATTAGATGTAACGATTCAAGCTCAAATTCTTGATTTAATGAATGAATTATCGGAAACACATGATACATCGATTCTGATGATCACTCATGATTTGGGTGTTATTTTGGAAACGTGTGAAAGAGTTGCGGTCATGTATGCTGGTCAAATTGTTGAGGAATCAACGGTTAAGGATCTATTCCAAAATCCAACTCACCCTTACACACAAGGATTATTAAAGTCCATTAAGTCGTTAGGGAATCGCAGAGAAACGTTGTATTCCATCCCTGGAAATGTACCTACGCCCATTCAATATCAAGAAATGGGTTGTCGATTTGTAACTAGATGTCCATTTGCGATGGAGAAATGTAAAACGCAGGAACCTTCTATGTATGCTGTTGGTGAGGGTCATACAAGTAAATGCTGGCTGCATGAGGAGGAGGGGAAGGACCATGAGTGA
- a CDS encoding dipeptide ABC transporter ATP-binding protein: protein MSEKAYVLEVNNLKKYFPIKAGLLKKTVGHVKAVDDISFKVRETETLSLVGESGCGKSTTGRTILRLYESTSGEVFFKGKNILEIPKSQFRKMRRDIQMIFQDPFSSLNPRMTVKELLMEPLLTHGIASKKEAFTLAEEMIEKVGLSKEQLSRYPHEFSGGQRQRISIARALIVKPKVVILDEAVSALDVSIQSQILNLLIKLQEEFELTYIFISHDLNVVKHLSNRVGVMFLGQMMELAETDVLYDNPLHPYTKALLSAIPSLDPTEKKERIILEGDVPDPSNPPTGCPFRLRCPHAFERCASEKPAFVEREDNHWVACHLYDEEN, encoded by the coding sequence ATGAGTGAAAAAGCATACGTTTTGGAAGTTAATAACCTGAAAAAATACTTCCCGATAAAAGCAGGTCTCCTTAAGAAAACAGTTGGGCACGTAAAAGCTGTAGATGATATAAGCTTTAAAGTTCGGGAAACCGAAACGCTCTCACTCGTGGGAGAAAGTGGATGCGGAAAATCAACAACGGGTAGAACGATTCTTCGGTTATATGAATCTACTTCAGGGGAAGTCTTTTTTAAAGGCAAAAATATACTAGAGATTCCTAAGAGTCAGTTTCGGAAAATGAGAAGAGATATTCAAATGATTTTCCAGGATCCTTTTAGTTCCCTGAACCCCAGAATGACTGTAAAAGAACTGTTAATGGAGCCATTACTTACACATGGAATAGCTTCTAAAAAAGAAGCCTTTACATTAGCGGAAGAAATGATTGAAAAAGTGGGACTGTCTAAAGAACAACTAAGCCGATATCCACATGAGTTTAGTGGTGGCCAAAGACAACGAATCAGTATTGCAAGAGCCCTAATTGTAAAACCAAAGGTTGTTATTTTAGATGAAGCGGTTTCTGCACTAGATGTTTCGATTCAATCACAGATTCTTAACCTGCTCATAAAGTTACAAGAAGAATTTGAACTAACGTATATCTTTATTTCTCATGACCTAAATGTTGTGAAACACTTAAGTAATCGGGTTGGCGTAATGTTTTTAGGACAAATGATGGAACTTGCTGAGACTGATGTCTTGTATGATAACCCATTACATCCATACACGAAAGCTCTACTATCAGCGATTCCTTCTTTAGATCCAACAGAGAAAAAGGAACGGATTATCTTGGAAGGGGATGTACCGGATCCGTCTAACCCACCGACGGGTTGTCCATTCCGTTTAAGATGTCCACATGCTTTTGAGCGTTGTGCTTCCGAAAAACCAGCTTTTGTCGAAAGGGAAGACAATCACTGGGTTGCTTGTCATTTGTATGATGAAGAAAATTAG
- a CDS encoding class I SAM-dependent methyltransferase — protein sequence MDSYEKQLETSWQINSKAWAESIRQEKIKSRITVTNPAILKTILSRNPQTVLDIGCGEGWLARELSQHGIAVTGIDGSESLIEEAKKLGGGTYHWLNYNQFAECPEKIGTEFDLVVLNFSLLSEDIQPVLQACRKVTNEQGVVVIQTLHPSTIIQSQNERYENGWRIEDFHGMGDGYKANMPWYFRTLSTWITDIHQAGLQLVDCDEPIEPLNGKPLSLILIATPK from the coding sequence TTGGACTCATACGAAAAACAGTTAGAAACGAGCTGGCAAATCAACAGTAAAGCTTGGGCAGAATCCATTAGACAAGAAAAGATAAAAAGTAGAATTACGGTGACAAACCCTGCTATTCTCAAAACTATACTATCTCGAAACCCTCAAACTGTGCTTGATATTGGGTGTGGCGAAGGATGGCTAGCTAGAGAATTATCACAACATGGGATTGCTGTGACTGGAATAGATGGCAGTGAATCTTTGATTGAGGAAGCGAAGAAGTTAGGTGGAGGCACATATCACTGGTTGAATTACAACCAATTTGCAGAGTGTCCAGAGAAAATTGGAACTGAATTCGATTTGGTCGTTTTAAATTTTTCACTTTTATCTGAAGATATTCAACCTGTACTCCAAGCTTGTAGAAAAGTAACGAATGAACAAGGAGTAGTCGTTATTCAAACCCTCCACCCTTCAACAATTATCCAAAGCCAGAATGAACGTTATGAGAATGGCTGGAGAATTGAGGATTTTCACGGAATGGGTGACGGCTATAAAGCAAATATGCCTTGGTACTTTAGAACGTTATCTACCTGGATTACAGACATACACCAAGCCGGACTTCAACTAGTAGATTGTGATGAGCCCATTGAACCTCTGAATGGAAAACCACTTTCGCTTATCCTTATTGCAACTCCAAAATAA
- a CDS encoding metal-dependent hydrolase: MDLLTHTLFGTGLYQSFKSNEETKKEKQALLFTSITGSLIPDIDVVSQFWDQEGLYQMWHRGITHSVLLVPVWALLLFLSVYLLFKIWDKKYFFIGVLAVFIHDTSDVFNAWGTGYLEPFSEVRLTLGTIPIIDFVIWTIFLVSFLLKRYSKFATQRIFRFAWLAILLHLVVQNLQGFYILYGVKDDYEKVVLSADFIPWHYTVIGKNGHEVDLAFANVWNGPQVHTTLVSDEEADLEPLFSAKPEAETLTKWSPFVVIVNDDKELGVYDPRFYRNGESFLYEFIVK; encoded by the coding sequence TTGGACTTATTAACGCATACACTCTTTGGTACCGGATTGTACCAATCATTTAAATCGAATGAAGAAACCAAGAAAGAAAAACAGGCACTACTCTTCACGTCCATTACCGGAAGTTTAATTCCTGATATTGATGTCGTGTCACAGTTTTGGGATCAGGAAGGTCTGTATCAAATGTGGCACCGTGGTATTACGCATTCAGTGTTATTGGTCCCGGTATGGGCATTACTCCTATTCTTGTCTGTTTACCTACTATTTAAAATTTGGGATAAAAAGTACTTTTTCATCGGAGTACTAGCCGTTTTTATTCATGATACATCAGATGTGTTCAACGCCTGGGGAACAGGTTATCTGGAGCCTTTTTCAGAAGTGAGACTTACACTCGGCACCATACCTATTATTGATTTTGTTATTTGGACGATTTTCCTTGTTTCCTTTTTACTGAAGCGTTATTCCAAATTTGCGACACAACGCATTTTTCGTTTTGCTTGGCTGGCTATTCTCTTACACCTAGTTGTGCAGAACTTACAAGGATTTTATATTCTATATGGAGTAAAAGATGATTATGAAAAAGTTGTGCTCTCAGCTGATTTTATTCCATGGCATTATACGGTGATTGGCAAAAATGGGCATGAAGTAGATCTTGCTTTTGCAAATGTTTGGAATGGTCCTCAAGTTCATACGACTCTTGTTTCAGATGAAGAAGCGGACTTAGAACCACTCTTTTCAGCAAAGCCAGAAGCAGAGACTCTCACCAAATGGAGTCCTTTTGTAGTGATAGTGAATGACGACAAGGAATTAGGGGTTTATGATCCGCGGTTTTATCGGAATGGAGAGTCGTTTTTGTATGAGTTTATTGTAAAATAG